One Tautonia rosea genomic window carries:
- a CDS encoding efflux RND transporter periplasmic adaptor subunit has protein sequence MQAIVKTTLAAALLASLSIPMAMPIRAQQPGLASNGQVQTLVVPGNIEWIERAALAARREGILRHIEKSIGQEIKRGDLVAYLDSTMAELAQTKAEMFAKDTSAIEMAEAEREVAATNAARAYRLRDINSKEEYELRQAQFKVADARLKEEQSKHEQAAQELKMAQEAVAEHQILAPFDGEVLQQIKYPGEAVQAMEPVVHVARTDRVRFQGYVPLEMAYQLRKGMVVDVQPVIEGEQIPIAQKRFRGRIVYISPELAFAKTRAEVEIKADVINNVSKELRVGHKANMTVYLTDDPSAIPAPPEDMLPVTPDPRPTPPVLGRRSNAATNAAQ, from the coding sequence ATGCAAGCGATTGTGAAAACCACTCTGGCTGCCGCCTTGCTGGCCAGCCTCTCGATTCCAATGGCAATGCCCATCCGGGCCCAGCAGCCGGGTCTGGCCTCGAATGGACAGGTGCAGACCCTGGTCGTGCCAGGCAATATCGAGTGGATCGAACGGGCGGCCCTGGCTGCGCGGCGTGAAGGAATCTTGCGGCACATCGAAAAGTCGATCGGCCAGGAGATCAAGCGAGGCGATCTGGTCGCCTATCTTGATTCGACCATGGCCGAACTGGCCCAAACCAAGGCTGAGATGTTCGCCAAGGATACCTCCGCCATCGAAATGGCCGAGGCCGAACGGGAAGTCGCCGCCACCAACGCCGCGCGGGCGTACCGGCTTCGCGACATCAATTCGAAGGAAGAGTACGAGCTTCGCCAGGCCCAGTTCAAGGTGGCCGATGCCCGGCTCAAGGAAGAACAGTCCAAGCATGAACAGGCCGCCCAGGAGTTGAAGATGGCGCAGGAGGCGGTCGCCGAGCACCAGATTCTCGCGCCGTTTGACGGAGAAGTCCTGCAACAGATCAAGTACCCCGGTGAGGCCGTGCAGGCGATGGAGCCGGTCGTTCACGTTGCCCGGACCGATCGTGTTCGGTTCCAGGGTTACGTTCCCCTGGAAATGGCGTATCAGCTCCGTAAGGGAATGGTGGTGGATGTTCAGCCGGTCATCGAAGGAGAGCAGATCCCGATTGCTCAGAAACGCTTCCGTGGCCGGATTGTTTACATCAGCCCCGAACTGGCCTTCGCCAAAACCCGCGCAGAGGTCGAAATCAAGGCAGACGTTATCAACAACGTCTCCAAGGAGTTGCGGGTCGGTCACAAGGCCAACATGACCGTTTATCTGACCGACGATCCGAGCGCCATTCCCGCTCCCCCGGAAGACATGCTGCCCGTGACTCCCGATCCAAGGCCGACGCCTCCGGTGCTCGGTCGCCGATCGAATGCCGCGACGAACGCGGCGCAGTAA